In Candidatus Desulforudis audaxviator MP104C, a genomic segment contains:
- the purQ gene encoding phosphoribosylformylglycinamidine synthase I: MRPPVCILRTDGTNCDVETAYAFEKCGAAPRLVHVNELRDGSRRLGDYGVLVIPGGFSYGDDVHSGKILAVELTSFLRDALLEFTARGRPVLGICNGFQVLVRTGLLPYARLGEISATLMANDSGRFECRWVRMRIEGRSIFTRGAEGRTVTYQVAHGEGKFYTSEAVLKSLEDGGQVVFRYVGPDGALTEAYPDNPNGSVNAVAGLADPSGLILGLMPHPERSVEPTQHPNWRRGEGGDPDGLLVFRNAVHYAREM; the protein is encoded by the coding sequence GTGAGACCCCCGGTGTGCATTCTCCGTACCGACGGAACCAACTGTGACGTGGAAACGGCCTACGCCTTTGAGAAGTGCGGCGCCGCCCCCCGGCTGGTGCACGTGAACGAGCTGCGTGACGGGAGCCGGAGACTGGGGGATTACGGAGTCCTGGTGATTCCCGGGGGTTTTTCCTACGGTGACGACGTGCATTCCGGCAAGATCCTGGCGGTCGAGCTGACGTCTTTTCTGCGGGACGCCCTACTCGAGTTTACGGCCCGGGGGCGACCGGTGCTCGGAATCTGCAACGGGTTTCAGGTGCTGGTGCGCACGGGGCTGTTGCCTTACGCCCGGCTGGGCGAGATCTCCGCAACGCTGATGGCCAACGACAGCGGACGGTTTGAATGCCGCTGGGTCCGGATGCGCATTGAGGGCCGGTCGATCTTCACCCGTGGTGCAGAGGGCCGCACGGTGACCTACCAGGTCGCCCACGGGGAGGGCAAGTTCTACACCTCCGAAGCCGTGTTGAAAAGCCTGGAGGACGGCGGCCAGGTGGTGTTCCGTTACGTGGGTCCCGACGGGGCTCTGACCGAAGCGTATCCGGACAACCCGAACGGTTCGGTGAACGCCGTCGCCGGTCTGGCCGACCCGTCCGGGCTGATCCTTGGGTTGATGCCGCACCCGGAAAGATCCGTGGAGCCCACGCAGCACCCGAATTGGCGCCGGGGTGAGGGCGGTGATCCGGACGGCCTGCTGGTTTTCCGGAACGCGGTCCACTATGCCCGAGAGATGTAG
- a CDS encoding nitroreductase family protein produces MLDVVLHNIRSRSSVRRFQPKSIPRDLQLQIIEAARWAPSAGNLQPWHFYVVTTADRRRCLAQAALNQDFVAAAPVCIVVCAEPERSAKHYRERGRRLYCLQDTAAATQNILLAAAAAGLGSCWVGAFDEKRVADCLGLPPGMVPVALVPLGYPEQEPVSRTKRREIKEIATFL; encoded by the coding sequence ATGCTTGACGTGGTTTTGCACAATATCAGGAGCCGCTCCTCGGTCCGGCGTTTTCAGCCCAAGAGCATCCCCCGGGACCTTCAGCTCCAGATCATCGAGGCGGCCCGGTGGGCTCCGAGCGCCGGGAACCTGCAGCCGTGGCATTTTTACGTGGTGACCACGGCCGACCGGCGCCGGTGTCTGGCCCAGGCCGCGCTGAACCAGGATTTCGTCGCCGCGGCTCCGGTCTGCATAGTGGTCTGCGCCGAGCCGGAACGCTCGGCGAAACACTACCGGGAACGCGGGCGTAGACTGTACTGCCTGCAGGACACGGCGGCGGCGACGCAGAACATCCTGCTGGCGGCGGCGGCGGCCGGGTTGGGCAGTTGTTGGGTCGGCGCCTTTGACGAGAAACGGGTGGCCGACTGCCTGGGCCTACCGCCGGGCATGGTCCCGGTGGCCCTGGTGCCCCTCGGTTACCCGGAACAGGAACCGGTGAGCCGCACCAAAAGGCGGGAAATCAAGGAAATCGCCACCTTTCTCTAG
- a CDS encoding amino acid permease, producing MSQNWSLWRTVPLTTLFAEQQKKTGLKKNLGPVDLVALGVGAIIGTGIFVMTGVAASQFAGPGLVFSFILAGIAAGLAALVYAELASTIPVAGSAYTYTYAVLGEFVAWTVGWSLILGYMVAGGAVAIGWGAYVVEFLRSVDVLLPAVLVNPPAAGGILNLPAMAVALLVTVLTVRGTHQTKTLTKIAVLIKLAVIVLFIAVGAQFIDPANWSPFLPFGLLGIVQGAAIIFFAYIGFDAVATAAEESRKPQRDLPLGIIGSLLIATVLYIAVTVILTGLVPYTQLNTASPVATALMRAGIPMAGSVVAVGALAGITSVLLVTVYAQSRIFFAMSRDGLIPEVFSRVHTRFRTPYISVLTVGAVVMLTAGLLPIHVIAQVANIGTLAVFVITSVGVLVLRRTRPDLPRTFKAPGFPWTPLLAIAASAYLIVNLPSSSWVQFAAWMSAGILIYFLYGYRRSKLAPGGNPPGWRNLLAAPAVRPGSPPPRERKPGMTPGNLGAGLPQPGRQYMIRGVWPAT from the coding sequence ATGTCACAAAACTGGAGCCTCTGGCGGACCGTGCCGCTGACCACTCTTTTCGCAGAGCAGCAGAAAAAAACCGGCCTCAAAAAGAACCTCGGGCCCGTCGATTTGGTGGCATTGGGTGTCGGGGCGATCATCGGGACCGGCATTTTCGTCATGACCGGCGTGGCCGCCTCTCAGTTCGCTGGACCCGGGCTGGTGTTCTCCTTCATCCTCGCCGGTATCGCCGCCGGGCTGGCCGCCCTGGTATACGCCGAACTGGCCTCGACCATTCCGGTGGCCGGAAGCGCGTACACGTACACCTATGCCGTCCTGGGTGAGTTTGTCGCCTGGACCGTCGGCTGGAGCCTGATCCTGGGGTACATGGTCGCCGGCGGCGCGGTGGCTATCGGGTGGGGTGCGTACGTGGTCGAGTTTTTGCGCTCGGTGGATGTGCTCTTGCCGGCCGTCCTGGTCAATCCCCCCGCGGCCGGCGGCATTCTGAACCTTCCGGCGATGGCCGTCGCCCTGCTGGTCACCGTGTTGACGGTCCGGGGGACCCACCAGACCAAAACGCTCACCAAGATCGCGGTGTTGATCAAGCTGGCGGTCATCGTGCTTTTTATCGCGGTAGGCGCACAGTTTATCGACCCGGCGAACTGGAGCCCCTTTTTGCCGTTCGGTCTCCTGGGGATCGTCCAGGGCGCGGCGATTATCTTCTTTGCGTATATCGGTTTCGATGCGGTAGCCACCGCGGCCGAGGAAAGCAGAAAACCCCAGCGCGATCTACCCCTGGGAATCATCGGCTCGCTCCTGATCGCCACTGTCCTCTATATCGCCGTGACCGTCATTCTAACCGGACTCGTACCCTATACCCAGTTGAACACCGCCTCACCAGTGGCCACCGCCCTGATGCGCGCGGGAATACCGATGGCCGGGTCGGTGGTGGCCGTCGGCGCTCTGGCCGGTATCACCAGCGTGCTTTTGGTGACCGTTTACGCCCAGAGCCGGATCTTCTTCGCGATGTCGCGGGACGGGCTGATCCCGGAAGTGTTTTCCCGGGTTCATACCCGCTTCCGGACCCCCTACATCAGCGTGCTGACGGTGGGCGCGGTCGTGATGCTCACCGCGGGTTTGCTGCCGATTCACGTCATCGCGCAAGTTGCCAATATCGGCACGCTGGCCGTCTTCGTCATCACCTCCGTCGGGGTACTGGTGCTCCGGCGGACCAGGCCGGACCTGCCGCGCACCTTCAAAGCACCCGGCTTTCCGTGGACCCCCCTCCTGGCGATCGCGGCTTCGGCTTACCTCATCGTGAATCTGCCGTCCTCGTCCTGGGTCCAGTTCGCGGCCTGGATGAGCGCCGGCATCCTGATCTATTTCCTGTACGGGTACCGCCGGAGTAAACTCGCCCCGGGGGGGAACCCACCGGGATGGCGAAACCTCCTCGCCGCCCCGGCGGTCAGACCCGGGTCACCCCCCCCGAGAGAAAGAAAACCGGGAATGACTCCCGGCAACCTTGGGGCCGGTCTGCCCCAACCCGGCCGTCAGTATATGATCAGGGGGGTCTGGCCTGCAACTTAA
- a CDS encoding macro domain-containing protein — translation MRARVGDLTMFEADVLVNAANGLGIMGGGVAGALRRRGGVEIEEEAVRVCRETKPQTGQVYVTGAGRLPARFVYHAVTMLHPAERSSPEIVEQCLYSVLLKAREQGVRFIGIPALGTGVGRVPKIEVAGKYLLVLAPVDDLDITVLDIDREFVKFVNDGLGAARTRF, via the coding sequence ATGAGGGCCCGGGTCGGGGACCTGACCATGTTTGAGGCGGACGTCCTGGTCAACGCCGCTAACGGACTGGGCATCATGGGCGGCGGGGTGGCCGGCGCCCTCAGACGTCGCGGCGGGGTGGAGATCGAAGAGGAAGCCGTCCGGGTGTGCCGGGAGACGAAGCCGCAGACCGGCCAGGTGTACGTGACCGGCGCCGGCAGGCTTCCGGCGCGGTTCGTTTACCACGCGGTGACGATGCTGCACCCGGCGGAGCGGTCCTCGCCCGAAATCGTGGAGCAGTGCCTGTACTCCGTTTTGCTCAAGGCCCGCGAGCAGGGCGTGCGGTTCATCGGCATTCCCGCCCTGGGCACGGGCGTGGGACGGGTGCCGAAAATCGAGGTGGCCGGGAAGTATCTCTTGGTGTTGGCTCCGGTCGACGATCTGGATATCACCGTTTTGGATATCGACCGGGAATTCGTCAAGTTTGTGAACGATGGCCTGGGGGCGGCCCGGACCCGGTTTTAG
- a CDS encoding iron-containing alcohol dehydrogenase family protein, producing MLFDILTPARVLFGPGSTYRLGEETAALGRKALLVTGRESLKKTGNIERVTQPLAVSGIEVISFAEVPPEPAVDVVEAGRRRVRDEGCTVVIGAGGGSALDAAKMIAGLAHTDGPARDYLNGREVSAPGLPFIAVPTTAGSGSELTRTAVLVDPETGRKQSVRSDYWMARTVVADPILTMSMPRSLTAQTGMDAFTHAVEAYTSRWATPYTNALSREAVRLIAQNFYTACHHPGRRDARESMLLGSGLAGMALNTARAGAVHALAHPVGVRYGLGHGVVCGVLLPYVVEFNMAVVEDKYAQLARTIGVAQADASDSEAAGRFHHFVVRLAARLEFPEKLGSLGLTREDIPELVEAALGSASLAANPRKATHADLTAILERNL from the coding sequence GTGCTTTTTGATATTCTGACGCCCGCCAGGGTGCTGTTCGGTCCGGGCAGCACCTACCGTCTGGGCGAAGAAACGGCCGCGCTGGGCAGGAAGGCGCTTTTGGTCACGGGGCGGGAAAGCCTGAAAAAGACGGGGAACATCGAACGGGTTACCCAGCCGTTGGCGGTCTCCGGGATCGAAGTGATCAGCTTTGCGGAGGTGCCGCCGGAGCCGGCGGTGGACGTGGTGGAAGCCGGACGGCGCCGGGTCCGGGACGAAGGCTGCACGGTGGTGATCGGTGCGGGCGGGGGCAGTGCGCTGGACGCGGCCAAAATGATCGCCGGGCTGGCGCACACGGACGGCCCGGCCCGGGACTATCTGAACGGCCGGGAGGTTTCGGCCCCCGGTCTTCCCTTTATCGCCGTGCCGACCACGGCCGGCAGCGGCTCGGAACTAACCAGAACGGCGGTACTCGTCGATCCGGAAACCGGGCGGAAGCAGAGTGTACGCTCGGACTACTGGATGGCCCGCACGGTCGTCGCCGACCCCATTCTGACCATGTCCATGCCGCGGAGCCTGACCGCGCAAACCGGGATGGACGCGTTCACCCACGCCGTTGAAGCCTACACCTCCCGTTGGGCCACCCCGTATACGAACGCCCTGAGCCGGGAGGCCGTGCGCCTCATCGCGCAGAACTTCTATACGGCCTGCCATCATCCCGGACGCCGCGACGCCCGGGAAAGTATGCTACTGGGCAGCGGGCTGGCCGGAATGGCGCTCAACACGGCGCGGGCCGGCGCGGTGCACGCCCTGGCGCATCCCGTCGGCGTCCGTTACGGTCTGGGACACGGAGTGGTGTGCGGGGTGCTTTTGCCCTACGTGGTGGAATTCAACATGGCGGTGGTGGAGGACAAGTACGCCCAACTGGCGCGGACAATCGGCGTAGCTCAGGCGGACGCTTCGGATTCCGAAGCGGCCGGACGCTTCCACCACTTCGTGGTGCGCCTGGCGGCCCGGCTGGAGTTTCCGGAAAAGCTCGGCTCTCTTGGCCTGACCCGGGAGGATATCCCCGAACTGGTTGAAGCGGCGCTGGGCAGTGCTTCCCTGGCGGCAAACCCGCGCAAGGCGACCCACGCCGACCTGACCGCCATTCTGGAACGTAACCTTTAA
- a CDS encoding MBL fold metallo-hydrolase → MKIKWLGHACFLITTTGGIRIVTDPFNEEVGYPLPHVEADIITVSHQHFDHSAVSVVGGRPQVVEGPGEHRLEGVSVRGVSTFHDKEEGRKRGTNTVFVIAVDGLNVCHLGDLGHLLSPEQVSLIGPVDVLLIPVGGTYTIDAWEAAETVAALRPRVVIPMHYKTDYINFPITGVDEFTGNFKQVAHREFFEATGDTGLGEDQVVVLAFAGGKTGA, encoded by the coding sequence ATGAAAATCAAATGGCTGGGACATGCGTGTTTCCTGATCACAACCACCGGGGGAATCCGGATCGTGACCGACCCGTTCAATGAGGAGGTCGGGTACCCGCTGCCCCATGTGGAGGCCGATATCATCACGGTGAGCCACCAGCATTTCGACCACAGCGCCGTATCGGTGGTCGGGGGCCGGCCCCAGGTCGTCGAAGGGCCCGGCGAGCACCGGCTGGAAGGGGTTTCAGTGCGCGGCGTGTCCACTTTCCACGACAAGGAAGAGGGCCGGAAGCGGGGAACGAACACTGTGTTTGTGATCGCCGTGGACGGCCTGAACGTATGTCACCTGGGCGACCTGGGGCACCTCTTGAGCCCCGAGCAGGTGAGCCTGATCGGCCCCGTGGACGTTCTTTTGATTCCGGTAGGCGGCACCTACACCATCGACGCCTGGGAGGCCGCCGAAACGGTGGCGGCCCTGCGGCCGCGGGTCGTCATCCCGATGCACTACAAGACCGACTACATTAACTTCCCCATCACCGGTGTTGATGAATTTACGGGGAATTTCAAACAGGTGGCGCACCGCGAATTCTTTGAGGCGACCGGTGATACCGGCCTCGGCGAAGACCAGGTGGTGGTGCTGGCCTTCGCCGGGGGGAAGACCGGCGCATGA
- a CDS encoding TIGR00269 family protein, which produces MKCKVCRGPALAGFPAHNANFCAEHLDQFFLRQVEKTIRRYQMLQPGERVLVAVSGGKDSLTVADVLDRLGYAVRGVHVDLGIDDNGFSSESTALCREFFTARGLPLEIYSLKERFGRSIKDVGRRFNRFCSICGMTKRHVMNARAVEQGLDALATGHNLDDLSAALFANLMRWDRRYLAKGLPSLPPEGGFCRKIKPLALLSEKEIATYAAVRDIRMVTATCPYSREAKFKRYKELLAAVEHQSPGTKRSFYEGYVKTASVFQVGGQAAPALGPCAVCGMPTTVEVCTFCKLWRST; this is translated from the coding sequence ATGAAATGCAAAGTCTGTCGGGGACCGGCCCTGGCCGGTTTTCCGGCCCACAACGCCAATTTCTGTGCCGAGCACCTGGATCAGTTCTTCCTGCGCCAGGTCGAGAAAACGATACGCCGCTACCAAATGCTGCAGCCGGGTGAGCGGGTTCTGGTCGCTGTGTCCGGCGGCAAGGACTCCCTGACGGTGGCGGACGTCCTCGATCGCTTGGGCTACGCCGTCCGGGGCGTGCATGTCGACCTGGGGATCGACGACAACGGCTTTTCCAGTGAGTCTACCGCTTTATGCCGGGAGTTTTTCACGGCCCGCGGGCTGCCCCTGGAAATTTACAGCTTGAAGGAGCGCTTCGGCCGGAGCATCAAGGACGTCGGCCGGCGGTTTAACCGTTTCTGCTCCATTTGCGGGATGACCAAACGGCACGTGATGAACGCTCGAGCGGTTGAGCAGGGTCTAGATGCCCTGGCGACCGGCCACAACCTGGACGATTTGTCCGCCGCCCTGTTCGCGAACCTCATGCGCTGGGACCGGCGCTACCTGGCCAAGGGGCTGCCGTCCCTGCCTCCGGAAGGCGGTTTCTGCCGCAAGATCAAACCACTGGCCCTGCTTTCGGAGAAGGAAATCGCGACCTACGCCGCGGTGCGGGACATCCGGATGGTGACCGCCACCTGTCCGTACTCCAGAGAGGCCAAGTTCAAGCGCTACAAAGAACTCCTGGCGGCGGTGGAACACCAGTCACCCGGGACGAAGCGCTCTTTCTACGAAGGATACGTAAAGACGGCCTCCGTTTTCCAGGTCGGGGGTCAGGCCGCACCGGCGCTGGGACCCTGCGCGGTGTGCGGAATGCCGACCACGGTTGAGGTCTGCACCTTCTGCAAGCTCTGGCGATCGACCTAA
- a CDS encoding carbohydrate-binding protein → MYVAQGRNFLDNRVDVIPSPSLKDHHATIRYEGLLQKCGADRVFIHYGFDGWHNSSVTEMRREPDGSFACSIPMQGQRECNFCFKDAADNWDNNNGWNWATDIRY, encoded by the coding sequence ATGTACGTAGCCCAAGGCCGAAACTTTTTGGATAATCGCGTTGACGTAATCCCCTCCCCCAGCCTGAAGGACCACCATGCGACCATCCGCTACGAGGGGTTGCTCCAGAAATGCGGTGCCGACCGGGTCTTCATTCATTACGGCTTTGACGGTTGGCATAACAGTTCCGTCACCGAAATGCGGCGTGAACCGGATGGTTCATTTGCCTGTTCGATTCCGATGCAGGGCCAGAGAGAATGCAATTTCTGCTTCAAAGACGCCGCGGACAACTGGGACAACAACAACGGCTGGAACTGGGCCACCGACATCAGATACTGA